The following proteins come from a genomic window of Miscanthus floridulus cultivar M001 chromosome 2, ASM1932011v1, whole genome shotgun sequence:
- the LOC136537580 gene encoding glutamate decarboxylase-like: MALSTANTNAAESHLHCSTFASRYVRTALPRFKMPEQSIPKEAAYQIINDELMLDGNPRLNLASFVTTWMEPECDKLIQSSINKNYVDMDEYPVTTELQNRCVNMIAHLFNAPIGDDETAVGVGTVGSSEAIMLAGLAFKRKWQNKMKAAGKPYDKPNVVTGANVQVCWEKFARYFEVELKEVKLKEGYYVMDPEKAAEMVDENTICVAAILGSTLNGEFEDVKMLNDLLTAKNAETGWDTPIHVDAASGGFIAPFIYPELEWDFRLPLVKSINVSGHKYGLVYAGVGWVIWRSKEDLPDELIFHINYLGADQPTFTLNFSKGSSQIIAQYYQLIRLGFEGYKDVMQNCRDNATVLREGIEKMGYFDVVSKDSGVPLVAFSLKDSSKYTVFEVTESLRRFGWIVPAYTMPADAEHMAVMRVVIREDFSRGLAERLIADLGKTMADMDAHAGRKALEQPKKSVHDIEKEVTTFWRRLVANNKKKSSMVC; this comes from the exons ATGGCGCTGTCCACGGCGAACACGAACGCCGCCGAGTCCCATCTGCACTGCTCCACCTTCGCGTCGCGCTACGTGCGCACCGCGCTCCCGAG GTTCAAGATGCCGGAGCAGTCGATCCCCAAGGAGGCGGCGTACCAGATCATCAACGACGAGCTGATGCTGGACGGGAACCCGCGGCTGAACCTGGCGTCGTTCGTGACCACGTGGATGGAGCCCGAGTGCGACAAGCTCATCCAGTCCTCCATCAACAAGAACTACGTCGACATGGATGAGTACCCCGTCACCACCGAGCTCCAG AACCGGTGCGTGAACATGATCGCGCACCTCTTCAACGCGCCGATCGGCGACGACGAGACGGCGGTTGGGGTAGGGACCGTCGGCTCCTCGGAGGCCATCATGCTGGCCGGGCTGGCGTTCAAGAGGAAGTGGCAGAACAAGATGAAGGCGGCGGGCAAGCCCTACGACAAGCCCAACGTCGTCACCGGCGCCAACGTCCAG GTGTGCTGGGAGAAGTTCGCGCGCTACTTTGAGGTGGAGCTCAAGGAGGTGAAGCTCAAGGAAGGCTACTACGTGATGGACCCCGAGAAGGCCGCGGAGATGGTGGACGAGAACACCATCTGCGTCGCCGCTATCCTCGGCTCCACGCTCAACGGCGAGTTCGAGGACGTCAAGATGCTCAACGACCTGCTCACGGCCAAGAACGCCGAGACAGG GTGGGACACCCCGATCCACGTGGACGCGGCGAGCGGCGGCTTCATCGCGCCCTTCATCTACCCGGAGCTGGAGTGGGACTTCCGGCTGCCGCTGGTGAAGAGCATCAACGTCAGCGGCCACAAGTACGGCCTCGTCTACGCCGGCGTCGGCTGGGTGATCTGGAGGAGCAAGGAGGACCTCCCCGACGAGCTCATCTTCCACATCAACTACCTCGGCGCCGACCAGCCCACCTTCACGCTCAACTTCTCCAAAG GTTCGAGCCAGATTATCGCGCAGTATTACCAGCTCATCCGCCTCGGATTCGAG GGCTACAAGGACGTGATGCAGAACTGCCGCGACAACGCGACGGTGCTCCGCGAGGGCATCGAGAAGATGGGCTACTTCGACGTGGTGTCCAAGGACTCGGGCGTGCCGCTGGTGGCCTTCTCGCTCAAGGACTCCTCCAAGTACACGGTGTTCGAGGTGACCGAGAGCCTCCGCCGGTTCGGCTGGATCGTGCCGGCCTACACCATGCCCGCCGATGCCGAGCACATGGCCGTGATGCGCGTCGTCATCCGCGAGGACTTCAGCCGCGGCCTCGCCGAGCGGCTCATCGCGGACCTGGGCAAGACCATGGCCGACATGGACGCGCACGCCGGCAGGAAGGCGCTGGAGCAGCCCAAGAAGTCGGTgcacgacatcgagaaggaggtgacCACCTTCTGGCGGAGGCTGGTCGCCAATAATAAGAAGAAGAGCAGCATGGTGTGCTGA
- the LOC136513827 gene encoding protein RETICULATA-RELATED 1, chloroplastic-like: MGTIGSLGRELPLIPPAGRLLLDPPDHAGRDRRELTSTPSAPPPLKTAQLISLLPKPHSLSCSTPHIPRAAVGDGSGAGNHGDDSSGNGGKDGGSGGGGEDDDDYEDAEFGPLLGFDVEAAKDAGIRCFDLQVLEFLGICLKDAAPWPLGVMLRVFSMLRKSTLADPSFLFKVGTEIVIDSCYTTFVEVQKRRKDFWAEFELYAADLLVSVAVDIALVGLLAPYVRIEKPSASTGLFGRFSGMAGSLRSR; encoded by the exons ATGGGGACCATTGGAAGCCTTG GACGCGAGCTCCCATTGATCCCGCCGGCCGGCCGCCTCCTCCTGGATCCGCCAGACCATGCCGGCCGTGACCGTCGAGAGCTGACCTCGACGCCCTCGGCCCCGCCTCCCCTAAAGACGGCTCAGCTCATCTCCCTGCTCCCCAAACCGCATTCGCTCTCCTGCTCCACGCCGCACATCCCCCGAGCCGCCGTCGGGGACGGATCGGGCGCCGGGAACCACGGGGATGACTCCAGCGGGAATGGAGGCaaggatggaggcagcggcgggGGTGGCGAGGATGACGACGACTACGAGGACGCGGAGTTCGGCCCGCTGCTCGGCTTTGACGTGGAGGCAGCCAAGGACGCTGGCATCCGCTGCTTCGATCTGCAGGTCCTCGAATTTCTGGGAATTTGTCTGAAAGAT GCCGCTCCGTGGCCGCTAGGTGTGATGCTCCGCGTTTTCTCGATGCTCCGCAAGTCGACGCTCGCCGACCCGTCGTTCCTCTTCAAAGTTGGCACCGAG ATTGTGATCGACTCTTGCTACACGACATTTGTGGAGGTGCAGAAGAGGAGAAAGGATTTTTGGGCGGAGTTTGAACTATATGCTGCTGACCTTCTTGTTAGTGTAGCAGTTGATATTGCACTTGTGGGGCTGTTGGCTCCATATGTGAGAATTGAGAAGCCATCTGCTTCAACTGGGCTCTTTGGAAGATTCAGCGGGATGGCTGGATCTTTGCGAAGCAGGTGA